A single genomic interval of Pseudomonadota bacterium harbors:
- a CDS encoding ABC transporter permease — translation MTPLVKRRIANFKNNKRGYYSFWIFSVLFVISILAEFVANDKPILVKYEGELYVPVLFQYAETEFGGDFGTEADYRDPYVTKLIEDKGNGWMVWPPIRYSYRTINYDLPTPAPSAPTFDNLLGTDDQGRDVMARTIYGFRLSVFFALILTVFGSIIGIAAGAVQGYFGGTLDLLFQRFIEIWVGLPVLFILIILASVVTPNFWWLLIIILLFNWTNLVAVVRAEFLKARNLEYVKAAKALGVGESVIIFRHVLPNAMVSALTFLPFILTGAITTLTSLDFIGFGLPAGSPSLGELLAQGKANLQAPWLGITGFLVLSIMLTLLVFIGEAVRDAFDPRKAW, via the coding sequence ATGACACCACTTGTAAAAAGACGTATCGCAAATTTTAAGAATAACAAAAGGGGGTATTATTCCTTTTGGATATTCTCCGTACTATTTGTTATCAGTATCCTTGCCGAGTTCGTAGCAAATGATAAGCCTATATTGGTAAAATATGAAGGTGAGCTTTATGTTCCGGTGCTTTTTCAATATGCTGAAACGGAATTTGGCGGTGATTTTGGAACGGAGGCAGATTACCGTGACCCGTATGTAACTAAACTTATTGAAGATAAAGGCAATGGTTGGATGGTATGGCCTCCGATACGCTATAGCTACCGCACCATAAACTATGACCTTCCCACGCCTGCACCTTCGGCTCCGACCTTTGACAATCTGCTTGGAACAGACGATCAGGGGCGTGACGTTATGGCAAGAACCATATACGGTTTCAGGCTGTCGGTGTTTTTCGCCTTAATCCTCACTGTTTTCGGTTCTATCATAGGTATAGCGGCAGGAGCGGTACAGGGATATTTTGGAGGAACGCTTGACTTGTTATTCCAAAGATTTATTGAGATATGGGTGGGGCTTCCCGTATTATTCATATTGATAATACTAGCCTCGGTAGTGACCCCTAATTTTTGGTGGCTACTTATAATAATCTTGTTGTTCAACTGGACAAACCTTGTGGCGGTGGTGCGTGCCGAGTTCCTCAAGGCAAGAAACCTTGAATATGTCAAAGCTGCTAAAGCTCTGGGAGTGGGCGAATCCGTTATAATATTCAGGCATGTTTTGCCTAACGCTATGGTTTCTGCATTAACATTCTTACCTTTTATATTAACAGGTGCTATTACAACATTGACATCGCTTGATTTTATAGGGTTTGGGTTGCCTGCCGGCTCTCCTTCTCTTGGCGAATTATTGGCACAGGGCAAGGCAAATTTGCAAGCACCATGGCTTGGTATTACAGGCTTTCTTGTGTTGTCTATAATGCTGACATTGCTTGTCTTTATCGGGGAGGCTGTAAGAGATGCTTTTGATCCGAGAAAGGCTTGGTAA
- a CDS encoding microcin C ABC transporter permease YejB, whose amino-acid sequence MFNYILKRLLLMIPTLLGIVLINFIIVHVAPGGPVEQMIAQVTHTGVDATARFTGNMGDMPNAGNANKNLASGGSSKYRGAQGLDPDLIKEIEKLYGFDKPIHIRFFDMLKNYAVFDFGDSFFKDKKVIELVIDKMPVSISLGLWTTLLVYLISIPLGIRKAVRDGSNFDIWTSTLVSIGYAIPGFLFAIILIVFFAGGSYWQIFPLRGLTSPGWESFSAWQKVYDYFWHIALPVLAMVISGFAGLTMLTKNSFLEEIGKQYVITARAKGLSEKRVLYGHVFRNAMLIVVAGFPSAFIGILFTGSLLIETIFSLDGLGLLGFEAVVSRDYPVIFGTLFFFTIIGLVLNLVGDLTYRLIDPRIDFERRDV is encoded by the coding sequence ATGTTTAATTACATACTAAAAAGATTGCTGCTGATGATACCTACATTGCTGGGTATTGTTCTTATAAACTTTATAATAGTACATGTTGCCCCCGGGGGACCTGTTGAGCAGATGATAGCTCAGGTGACGCATACGGGTGTTGATGCAACCGCTCGCTTTACGGGAAATATGGGGGATATGCCGAATGCAGGCAACGCCAATAAGAATTTAGCATCAGGCGGTTCGTCAAAATATCGTGGAGCTCAGGGGCTTGACCCCGACCTGATAAAAGAAATTGAGAAGTTGTATGGTTTTGATAAACCTATACATATACGTTTTTTTGATATGCTTAAAAATTATGCCGTATTTGATTTTGGGGATAGTTTTTTTAAGGATAAAAAGGTAATAGAACTGGTAATTGATAAGATGCCCGTATCCATTTCTTTGGGGCTTTGGACAACGTTACTGGTTTATTTAATATCCATTCCCCTTGGAATCAGGAAGGCGGTTAGGGACGGCTCTAATTTTGATATTTGGACAAGTACATTGGTTTCCATAGGCTACGCCATTCCGGGGTTTTTATTTGCTATTATTTTAATAGTATTTTTTGCCGGAGGTAGCTATTGGCAGATATTCCCGCTTAGGGGGCTGACCTCTCCCGGTTGGGAAAGCTTTTCCGCATGGCAGAAAGTTTATGATTATTTTTGGCATATAGCACTGCCCGTGCTAGCCATGGTGATAAGCGGTTTTGCAGGGCTTACCATGCTTACGAAAAACTCTTTTTTAGAAGAAATAGGAAAGCAGTATGTTATAACCGCAAGGGCAAAGGGGCTATCTGAAAAACGGGTGCTATACGGTCACGTGTTCAGGAACGCCATGCTTATTGTTGTTGCAGGTTTCCCCAGTGCTTTTATCGGTATATTATTTACAGGCTCCTTGCTTATCGAAACAATATTTTCATTAGACGGCTTGGGGCTTTTGGGTTTTGAAGCGGTGGTAAGCCGTGATTATCCGGTTATTTTCGGAACGTTGTTTTTCTTTACTATAATAGGGCTTGTCCTTAACCTTGTAGGTGACCTTACATACCGCCTTATCGATCCGAGAATCGATTTTGAAAGGAGAGATGTATGA
- a CDS encoding EF-hand domain-containing protein → MKKIIFLATTAIISFSAPSMANDHEGKGRDGGMFFEKKDENNDGFISKEEFMNMKKGGHYGKAYMMKEVDKNKDGEISKAEFLEAKEEKFKKMDANGNGKLTEEEIKSYHENKKEDRAEKKEDRMENREGKFEDIDTNKDGKISKDEMTEYHKSHKGHMKGKKDSTPPSGDE, encoded by the coding sequence ATGAAAAAAATAATTTTTTTAGCAACTACGGCAATAATTTCTTTTTCCGCTCCTTCTATGGCAAATGACCATGAAGGCAAAGGTCGTGACGGCGGCATGTTCTTTGAAAAAAAAGATGAGAATAATGACGGTTTCATTTCAAAAGAAGAATTCATGAACATGAAAAAAGGCGGTCATTACGGTAAAGCTTATATGATGAAAGAAGTTGATAAAAACAAAGACGGTGAAATAAGCAAAGCAGAGTTTTTAGAAGCTAAAGAAGAAAAGTTCAAAAAAATGGACGCTAACGGCAACGGCAAACTTACCGAGGAAGAAATAAAGTCTTACCACGAGAATAAAAAAGAAGATCGTGCCGAAAAAAAAGAAGACCGCATGGAAAACCGTGAGGGAAAATTTGAAGACATAGACACAAATAAAGACGGTAAAATCTCAAAAGATGAAATGACCGAATATCATAAATCACATAAAGGTCATATGAAGGGGAAGAAAGATTCAACTCCCCCATCAGGTGATGAATAG
- the lpdA gene encoding dihydrolipoyl dehydrogenase produces MNKFDVVVIGGGPGGYVAAIRAAQLGLKTAVVEGNHLGGICLNWGCIPTKALLRSAEVLRTVQHAEEFGITVKDISFDIQKIVKRSREVASQLSGGIGHLMKKNKIEVFDGFGKLNGKGRVKVEKDGKKIADIESPNIIIATGARARTLPGLESDGKQVLTYKEAMIPDDAPKSLLVVGSGAIGIEFASFYNALGVDVTVVEMADRVMPVEDAEISKMARKSFEKQGMKIHTKTTVRELKKSKDGVTAILDSNGKETNIKVDRVITAVGIVPNTEGLGFEGTKVKFDRGHIVTNKWCETDEAGVYAIGDVASAPWLAHKASHEGVVCVEKIAGLNGVHPINKNNIPGCTYCHPQVASVGLTEEKAKDAGHEIKVGRFQFVGNGKAIALGEPEGLVKTIFDAKTGELLGAHLIGAEVTELINGFLVGKTMEATESDFMHTIFPHPTLSEMMHESVLDAFGKVVHM; encoded by the coding sequence ATGAATAAATTTGATGTTGTTGTAATAGGCGGTGGACCGGGTGGTTATGTTGCCGCTATTCGTGCTGCCCAGCTTGGTTTGAAGACGGCGGTTGTTGAGGGCAACCATTTGGGCGGTATATGCCTTAATTGGGGGTGTATCCCTACAAAAGCTTTGCTGCGTTCGGCTGAAGTTCTAAGAACTGTGCAGCATGCTGAAGAATTTGGCATTACCGTTAAGGATATAAGTTTTGATATTCAAAAAATAGTCAAGCGTTCAAGAGAAGTTGCGTCACAGCTATCTGGCGGAATCGGTCATTTGATGAAAAAGAACAAGATAGAGGTGTTTGACGGATTCGGGAAGCTAAACGGTAAAGGCAGGGTTAAGGTAGAAAAAGACGGCAAGAAAATTGCAGATATAGAATCGCCTAATATCATTATTGCAACAGGTGCAAGGGCAAGGACTTTACCGGGGCTTGAAAGTGACGGTAAGCAGGTGCTTACATATAAAGAAGCTATGATACCCGATGATGCACCTAAGTCCTTATTGGTGGTAGGCTCCGGTGCTATAGGAATAGAATTTGCCAGTTTTTATAATGCTTTGGGTGTTGATGTCACCGTAGTTGAAATGGCTGATAGGGTCATGCCCGTTGAAGATGCGGAAATATCTAAAATGGCTCGCAAGTCATTTGAAAAACAGGGAATGAAAATTCATACCAAAACTACCGTTCGGGAGTTGAAGAAATCTAAAGACGGTGTTACCGCTATTTTAGACAGCAACGGTAAGGAAACAAATATTAAAGTCGATAGGGTGATTACCGCAGTCGGAATTGTTCCCAACACTGAAGGTCTTGGCTTTGAGGGAACTAAAGTTAAATTTGACAGGGGGCATATTGTAACTAACAAGTGGTGTGAAACAGATGAGGCAGGTGTATATGCAATAGGTGATGTGGCATCAGCACCATGGCTTGCTCATAAGGCTAGCCATGAAGGTGTTGTGTGTGTTGAAAAAATTGCCGGATTAAACGGTGTCCACCCGATAAATAAAAATAATATCCCCGGTTGTACATACTGCCACCCACAAGTTGCCTCAGTTGGGTTAACCGAAGAAAAAGCAAAAGATGCAGGGCATGAGATAAAGGTAGGAAGATTTCAGTTTGTCGGAAACGGTAAGGCTATAGCACTTGGTGAGCCTGAAGGGTTGGTGAAAACCATATTCGATGCTAAAACCGGAGAGCTTCTGGGGGCTCATTTAATAGGTGCGGAGGTTACAGAGCTTATTAACGGATTTTTGGTAGGCAAGACAATGGAAGCTACGGAATCTGACTTTATGCACACTATATTTCCACACCCGACATTATCGGAAATGATGCATGAATCGGTGCTTGATGCATTCGGAAAAGTTGTTCATATGTAA
- a CDS encoding GNAT family N-acetyltransferase, giving the protein MVEISKDNFKMRPFKSSDALAFVNGLNTKTIARDTTIDLPCTMDAANWWISFIQSAEQKKPLPEKHFVIDIDGGLVGSIGIINIDKHKGELGYWLTDKHFGKGIMTKAINEMVRYCTKDIGLKRIFAPVLPHNKASARVLEKNGFELEGTLKKYFKKDGNYIDALAYAYVK; this is encoded by the coding sequence GTGGTAGAGATAAGCAAAGATAATTTTAAAATGCGTCCTTTTAAAAGTTCCGATGCTCTTGCATTTGTTAACGGTTTGAACACCAAAACAATAGCAAGGGATACCACTATTGATTTACCTTGTACTATGGACGCTGCAAATTGGTGGATATCGTTCATACAAAGTGCGGAGCAAAAAAAGCCTCTGCCTGAAAAGCACTTTGTTATTGATATTGACGGGGGGCTTGTCGGGTCGATAGGGATAATAAATATAGATAAACACAAAGGTGAGCTTGGTTACTGGCTGACAGATAAACATTTCGGCAAGGGAATAATGACAAAAGCTATAAATGAAATGGTGCGGTATTGCACAAAAGATATAGGTTTAAAAAGGATATTCGCCCCTGTTTTGCCTCATAATAAGGCTTCTGCCAGAGTTTTGGAAAAAAACGGTTTTGAATTAGAAGGAACGTTGAAAAAATATTTTAAAAAAGATGGAAATTATATAGATGCACTTGCATATGCGTATGTAAAATAG
- a CDS encoding pyruvate dehydrogenase complex dihydrolipoamide acetyltransferase produces MPIEITMPALSPTMEHGNLAKWVVKEGDKVEPGQVIAEIETDKATMEVEVVDEGVIGKILVKEGTQDVAVNEVIALLLEEGEDKKAIDSYKPKKAEIKEEPEDEHDNDNEKSDTPKKSAKQPQGGGGAGLTPPPVFVPSSSQESVAKSSDFKASPIAKRLAADAGINIESLTGTGPKGRVVKSDIEMAIKNGGSSSNVVRNPVEVTAIPNDNMRKVIASRLLQSKQHVPHFYLSVDCELDKLLEVRKDLNDSAYIDSDSGQPVYKLSVNDLIIKAVGKALKKVPQANASWTDNAIMQYNNVDVSVAVATDGGLITPIIKNADQKSLPVISNQMKELAARARKNALKPEEFQGGGFSISNLGMYGIKNFSAIVNPPQGCILAVGAGEQKAVVKNGSIVPATVMSVTLSCDHRVVDGAVGAEFLAVFKDFIQRPVTMLV; encoded by the coding sequence ATGCCTATAGAAATTACAATGCCTGCTTTATCACCTACGATGGAGCATGGGAATCTGGCAAAATGGGTGGTAAAAGAAGGTGATAAGGTGGAACCGGGGCAGGTTATTGCCGAAATTGAAACCGATAAGGCTACTATGGAAGTTGAAGTGGTTGATGAAGGGGTAATAGGAAAAATCCTTGTAAAAGAAGGAACTCAGGACGTTGCGGTAAATGAGGTAATCGCACTATTACTTGAAGAAGGTGAGGATAAGAAGGCTATTGATAGCTATAAGCCTAAGAAAGCCGAGATAAAAGAAGAGCCTGAAGACGAGCATGATAATGATAACGAAAAGAGCGATACTCCTAAGAAATCAGCGAAACAGCCGCAAGGCGGCGGTGGAGCAGGTTTAACGCCTCCTCCTGTTTTTGTTCCGTCATCTTCGCAGGAATCTGTTGCAAAAAGTTCGGATTTTAAGGCAAGCCCTATCGCAAAAAGACTGGCCGCAGATGCAGGGATAAATATTGAATCACTTACGGGAACAGGACCAAAGGGAAGGGTGGTAAAATCAGATATTGAGATGGCTATAAAAAATGGCGGCTCAAGCTCTAATGTGGTAAGAAACCCTGTTGAGGTTACGGCTATACCTAATGATAATATGCGTAAAGTTATCGCAAGCAGATTGTTACAGTCAAAGCAGCATGTTCCGCATTTTTATTTAAGCGTTGATTGCGAGTTGGATAAACTGCTTGAGGTTAGAAAAGACCTGAATGATTCTGCTTATATTGATTCTGATAGCGGTCAACCGGTTTATAAATTATCGGTAAACGACCTGATAATTAAGGCTGTCGGTAAGGCTCTGAAAAAAGTGCCACAGGCAAATGCAAGTTGGACGGATAATGCAATCATGCAATATAATAATGTTGATGTGTCGGTAGCGGTAGCAACCGATGGCGGACTTATCACGCCTATAATAAAAAATGCCGACCAAAAAAGCCTGCCTGTGATATCAAACCAAATGAAAGAACTTGCCGCAAGGGCAAGAAAAAATGCACTAAAACCTGAAGAGTTTCAAGGGGGCGGATTTAGTATATCAAACCTTGGCATGTATGGAATCAAGAATTTCAGCGCGATAGTTAACCCTCCTCAGGGCTGTATTCTTGCCGTTGGGGCAGGAGAGCAAAAAGCCGTGGTGAAAAACGGTAGTATAGTACCTGCAACCGTTATGTCGGTGACTTTGTCATGTGACCACAGGGTAGTAGACGGGGCGGTAGGTGCGGAGTTTTTAGCCGTCTTTAAGGATTTTATACAAAGACCGGTGACTATGCTTGTTTGA
- a CDS encoding AAA family ATPase: MQNTVIYLIGFAGTGKYTVAKELSKLNDFKIVHNHLVNDTVFDVLQKFEEDIPEYVWKQISKVRNVVFNTIENYADKKLNFIFTNELVKQRKSDVVLYKKVEKLALKRNSKFYPVRLIIDSDEHKKRITAHERKLSNKISNVDYVESLRGVELIEPKNKNLFDINVSNLSATDSAKNIMKKIEEF, encoded by the coding sequence TTGCAAAATACGGTAATTTATCTAATCGGTTTTGCCGGTACGGGAAAATATACCGTTGCTAAAGAGCTTTCTAAACTGAATGATTTTAAAATAGTTCATAATCATTTGGTTAATGATACGGTATTTGATGTTTTGCAAAAATTTGAAGAAGATATTCCCGAATATGTTTGGAAGCAAATATCTAAAGTTAGGAATGTGGTTTTTAATACAATTGAAAATTATGCAGATAAAAAACTAAATTTTATATTTACCAATGAATTGGTCAAGCAAAGAAAGAGTGATGTTGTTTTATATAAAAAGGTGGAAAAGCTGGCATTAAAAAGGAATAGCAAGTTTTATCCAGTCAGATTAATTATTGACAGTGATGAACATAAAAAAAGAATTACAGCACATGAAAGAAAGCTAAGTAATAAAATTTCAAATGTTGATTATGTTGAAAGTTTAAGAGGGGTTGAGTTAATTGAACCGAAAAATAAGAATTTGTTTGATATTAATGTTAGTAACTTGTCAGCAACGGATTCTGCAAAAAATATTATGAAAAAGATTGAGGAGTTTTAA
- a CDS encoding MGMT family protein has protein sequence MSEFNRRCYEILKKVPAGRVTTYKAIANALGTKAYRAVGNAMNKNENAPVIPCHRVVGVDGSLTGYAFGLDKKIQILKSEGVEVKNNKVVNLKDKLIEEF, from the coding sequence ATGAGTGAATTTAACCGTCGTTGCTACGAAATACTAAAAAAAGTCCCTGCGGGTAGGGTTACTACTTACAAGGCGATAGCTAACGCTCTTGGCACTAAGGCATATAGAGCCGTCGGTAATGCGATGAATAAAAATGAAAATGCTCCTGTTATACCATGTCATAGGGTAGTAGGGGTTGACGGAAGTTTGACGGGTTATGCTTTCGGTCTGGACAAAAAAATACAGATATTAAAATCCGAAGGTGTGGAAGTAAAAAATAATAAAGTTGTGAATTTAAAAGACAAGTTGATTGAGGAGTTTTAA
- a CDS encoding GIY-YIG nuclease family protein, with amino-acid sequence MYYVYILAKARNSTFYTGVTNDLQRRVYEHKEGLIEGFTKKYNIKNLVYYEYFDDVNEAIRKEKLIKKWRRKIKMEAIEKNNPDWKDLYYEL; translated from the coding sequence ATGTATTATGTTTATATACTGGCAAAAGCTAGGAATAGTACATTTTATACAGGCGTTACTAATGATTTACAAAGAAGAGTTTACGAGCATAAAGAAGGTTTGATTGAAGGTTTTACTAAAAAATACAATATTAAGAACTTAGTTTATTACGAATATTTTGATGACGTTAATGAAGCTATAAGAAAAGAAAAACTGATAAAGAAGTGGCGTAGAAAAATAAAGATGGAAGCTATAGAAAAAAATAATCCTGATTGGAAGGATTTATATTATGAACTTTAG
- a CDS encoding pyruvate dehydrogenase complex E1 component subunit beta has product MTEQTVRVALRDAMAEEMRRDKDVFVMGEEVAEYQGAYKVTEGLLAEFGDKRVIDTPITEHGFAGLGVGASYAGLKPIVEFMTWNFGMQAIDQIINSAAKTLYMSGGQVKCPIVFRGPNGAAARVGAQHSQCYASWYAHIPGLKVIAPYSAADCKGLLKSAIRDPNPVIFLENEITYGFKHEVPDDDDYLVPIGKAAVVRQGKDVTITAFSLQVKFALEAAEKLAKEGIDAEVIDLRTIRPLDTETIINSVKKTNRIVAVEEGWHFSGICSEIAAVVMEEAFDYLDAPVTRVTGKDIPLPYAANLEKHALPQVEDIVSACKGVCYKK; this is encoded by the coding sequence ATGACAGAACAAACAGTAAGAGTGGCACTTCGTGACGCAATGGCAGAAGAAATGCGTCGTGATAAAGATGTCTTTGTAATGGGCGAGGAGGTCGCCGAATATCAGGGTGCTTATAAGGTAACGGAAGGGCTTCTTGCCGAGTTCGGTGACAAGAGGGTGATAGATACGCCGATTACCGAGCATGGGTTTGCGGGGCTTGGCGTTGGTGCTTCATATGCAGGCTTAAAGCCGATAGTTGAGTTCATGACATGGAACTTCGGTATGCAGGCAATCGACCAGATAATAAACTCTGCTGCCAAAACTTTATATATGTCGGGCGGTCAGGTGAAATGCCCTATAGTTTTTAGAGGACCAAACGGAGCTGCTGCCCGTGTGGGTGCGCAGCACTCACAATGTTATGCAAGTTGGTATGCACATATTCCCGGTTTAAAGGTTATAGCTCCTTATTCTGCTGCGGACTGTAAAGGGCTTTTGAAGTCTGCCATACGTGACCCGAATCCTGTTATATTTTTAGAAAATGAGATTACATACGGATTCAAACATGAAGTGCCGGACGATGATGATTACCTAGTGCCTATCGGTAAGGCTGCCGTTGTGCGTCAGGGAAAAGATGTGACGATAACAGCATTTTCGTTGCAGGTTAAGTTTGCCCTTGAGGCTGCCGAAAAACTGGCTAAAGAAGGAATAGATGCGGAAGTTATAGACCTTAGAACTATACGCCCTCTTGATACTGAAACTATTATCAATTCGGTAAAGAAAACAAACCGTATTGTTGCAGTAGAAGAAGGTTGGCATTTTTCCGGAATTTGTTCGGAAATCGCAGCCGTAGTTATGGAAGAAGCCTTTGATTATTTAGATGCTCCTGTTACACGTGTTACAGGTAAGGATATTCCGTTGCCATATGCGGCGAATTTAGAAAAACATGCCTTGCCGCAAGTCGAGGATATTGTTAGTGCGTGTAAGGGTGTTTGTTATAAAAAATAA
- a CDS encoding plasmid pRiA4b ORF-3 family protein, producing the protein MGKKAYQLKILLDQSKPPIWRRVLVEPEIKLSKLHDVIQTVFGWEGHHLHQFWRESGDIFDWREVYALPNFGMSEPSPFSDENDKIIDEREVQLDTLLKNEKDKIYYWYDFGDDWEHKIILEKILDDVKEGLELPLCIKGRQACPPDDCGGLWGYYDLLDILEDKKHPEYKHVKAWLKDIGKKDFEPNFFDVDKTNLKLKSYLKKVA; encoded by the coding sequence ATGGGTAAGAAAGCATATCAGTTAAAAATACTTCTTGACCAAAGCAAGCCACCAATATGGAGAAGGGTTTTAGTAGAGCCTGAAATTAAACTTTCGAAGTTGCATGATGTTATACAGACAGTTTTTGGGTGGGAGGGACATCATCTTCATCAATTCTGGCGTGAAAGCGGAGATATCTTTGATTGGAGAGAGGTTTATGCCCTACCTAATTTCGGAATGAGTGAGCCGTCGCCATTTTCTGATGAAAATGATAAAATAATAGATGAGAGGGAAGTACAGCTAGATACTTTGCTTAAAAATGAAAAAGACAAAATTTATTACTGGTATGATTTTGGTGATGATTGGGAGCATAAAATTATTCTTGAAAAAATACTTGATGATGTAAAAGAGGGGCTTGAGTTGCCTTTGTGTATTAAAGGAAGGCAAGCTTGTCCACCTGATGACTGTGGAGGTTTGTGGGGGTATTATGATTTATTAGATATTTTGGAAGATAAAAAACATCCTGAGTATAAGCATGTAAAGGCGTGGTTAAAAGATATCGGGAAAAAAGATTTTGAGCCGAATTTTTTTGATGTAGATAAAACTAATTTGAAATTGAAGAGCTATTTAAAAAAGGTTGCGTAA